In Haloterrigena turkmenica DSM 5511, a single genomic region encodes these proteins:
- a CDS encoding helix-turn-helix transcriptional regulator, with product MESALEEIEFLALSANRVEVLESLAEEGHTRNELAAATGASQATLGRILGDFRERSWIRREGSEYVATATGRLVASGITDLQRIIETERRLREVVDYLPRTELTFDLRRLADATITTPSQTRPNAPLSRLLELLEGADDVRTVSHAFNEQTLSLVQDRAETSEQTFRGVFSRSAIEALVDDAALRDRLEALLATDGTAIRVRDGSVPLAVMLLDDVVYLLLRDEQGVLRASIDTDDEAVRSWAEETIAEYWTNADSLADAGFSLE from the coding sequence ATGGAATCGGCACTCGAGGAGATCGAGTTCCTCGCGCTCTCGGCCAACCGCGTCGAGGTGCTCGAGTCTCTCGCCGAGGAGGGCCACACCCGCAACGAACTGGCCGCGGCGACCGGGGCCTCGCAGGCGACGCTGGGGCGCATTCTCGGCGATTTTCGGGAGCGGTCGTGGATCCGCCGCGAGGGCAGCGAGTACGTTGCGACGGCGACAGGGCGGCTCGTCGCGTCGGGGATCACCGACCTCCAGCGAATCATCGAGACCGAACGGCGACTCCGCGAGGTCGTCGACTACCTGCCGCGTACGGAACTGACCTTCGACCTCCGGCGGCTGGCCGACGCGACGATCACCACGCCCAGCCAGACCCGACCGAACGCGCCGCTGTCGCGGCTGCTCGAGTTGCTCGAGGGCGCCGACGACGTTCGGACGGTCTCCCACGCCTTCAACGAACAGACGCTATCGCTCGTCCAGGACCGGGCGGAAACGAGTGAGCAGACGTTTCGGGGCGTCTTCTCCCGAAGCGCGATCGAGGCCCTCGTCGACGACGCGGCGCTCCGGGACCGACTCGAGGCGCTGCTGGCGACCGACGGGACTGCGATCCGGGTCCGCGACGGGTCGGTTCCGCTCGCGGTGATGCTCCTCGACGACGTCGTCTACCTGCTCCTACGCGACGAGCAGGGCGTTCTGCGGGCGTCGATCGACACCGACGACGAGGCGGTCCGGTCGTGGGCCGAAGAAACCATCGCGGAGTACTGGACGAACGCCGACTCGCTGGCGGACGCTGGTTTTTCGCTCGAGTGA
- a CDS encoding Vms1/Ankzf1 family peptidyl-tRNA hydrolase: MSLASYELHERLDRLSSASADRDILVSLAVPPEETIGEARQPVETDYAEASQLDEQSFPKPLTDALETVRSELTEYDEIPDSGLAIYAGVPDGDLVTVVFDDLPVPIDDSIYRHANEFDLEPLEDVTEPESTHGLLVVERGGAALGVLDDEGVEPLESFESEVPGKSSAGGQSAERFERDRERQKREFFDEVADRAERTFLGDDAVDSVLLGGTTGTVETFRDEADLDHRLEDRLAGEFAVEYATQQGLEQLAEKGQEALEERDRDDVRETLGEFLDRVGDDDPVAYGREAVDDALEFDAVETLLLSTGLEGEDLQELGERTEQQGGETVVVPDDFPDGNRFAEAFDGVGALLRFPID, from the coding sequence ATGTCACTTGCATCCTACGAACTCCACGAACGGCTCGACCGACTCTCGTCTGCAAGCGCCGACCGCGACATTCTCGTCAGTCTCGCCGTCCCGCCCGAGGAGACGATCGGCGAGGCCCGCCAACCCGTCGAGACCGACTACGCGGAGGCGAGCCAACTCGACGAGCAGTCGTTTCCGAAGCCGCTCACCGACGCGCTCGAGACCGTCCGGAGCGAACTGACCGAGTACGACGAGATCCCCGACAGCGGGCTGGCGATCTACGCCGGCGTTCCCGACGGCGACCTCGTGACGGTCGTCTTCGACGATCTACCGGTCCCCATCGACGACTCGATCTACCGCCACGCCAACGAGTTCGACCTCGAGCCACTCGAGGACGTCACCGAGCCCGAGTCGACCCACGGCCTGCTGGTCGTCGAACGCGGCGGCGCCGCGCTGGGCGTGCTCGACGACGAGGGCGTCGAGCCCCTCGAGAGCTTCGAGAGCGAGGTTCCCGGGAAGTCGAGCGCCGGCGGCCAGTCCGCCGAGCGGTTCGAACGCGACCGCGAGCGCCAGAAGCGGGAGTTCTTCGACGAGGTCGCCGACCGTGCCGAACGGACGTTCCTCGGCGACGACGCCGTCGACAGCGTCCTGCTGGGCGGGACGACGGGCACCGTCGAGACGTTCCGAGATGAGGCCGACCTCGACCACCGCCTCGAGGACCGTCTCGCCGGCGAGTTCGCCGTCGAGTACGCGACTCAGCAGGGCCTCGAACAACTCGCGGAGAAGGGTCAGGAAGCCCTCGAGGAACGCGACCGGGACGACGTTCGCGAGACACTCGGCGAGTTCCTCGATCGGGTCGGCGACGACGACCCCGTCGCCTACGGCCGCGAAGCGGTCGACGACGCCCTCGAGTTCGACGCGGTCGAGACGCTGCTGCTCTCGACGGGGCTGGAGGGCGAGGACCTGCAGGAACTCGGCGAACGGACTGAACAGCAGGGCGGCGAGACCGTCGTCGTTCCCGACGACTTCCCCGATGGCAACCGGTTCGCCGAAGCGTTCGACGGCGTCGGCGCGCTGTTGCGGTTCCCGATCGACTGA
- a CDS encoding alpha/beta fold hydrolase translates to MFGRDSERGTDGIDVAGAGNDRSIVFVHGAMFTRKMWLPQQRALSSEYRVVTFDLPGHGTDGDEQFRMEPAIDRLERTIEEHAGGTAVVVGLSLGGYVATEYAARRPETVDGLVLSGSSVNPVGGMETLTRATGAIHRLATKPDIGCRAVEKLGYRWVRNRDLPADIEREIIDSGIYPREFGNAGPFIAGEDFRGKLSTYPGPTLVLNGENDKLMRRGERKHAAAAQDGRVEVLAGVGHICNLHRPETYTSRVRNFVRQRVAPRR, encoded by the coding sequence ATGTTCGGTCGAGACAGCGAGCGCGGAACCGACGGTATCGACGTCGCCGGCGCGGGCAACGATCGGTCGATCGTGTTCGTCCACGGCGCGATGTTCACGCGGAAGATGTGGCTCCCCCAACAGCGGGCGCTGTCGTCGGAGTATCGCGTCGTCACGTTCGACCTGCCCGGTCACGGCACCGATGGCGACGAGCAGTTCCGGATGGAGCCCGCGATCGATCGCCTCGAGCGCACCATCGAGGAGCACGCCGGCGGAACGGCGGTGGTGGTCGGGCTCTCACTGGGTGGCTACGTCGCGACGGAGTACGCCGCTCGCCGCCCCGAGACCGTCGACGGGCTCGTGTTGTCGGGCTCGAGCGTGAACCCGGTCGGCGGGATGGAGACGCTCACGCGGGCGACCGGGGCCATCCATCGGCTCGCCACGAAGCCCGACATCGGCTGTCGAGCCGTCGAGAAACTCGGCTACCGCTGGGTTCGCAACCGCGATCTCCCCGCGGACATCGAACGGGAGATCATCGACTCGGGCATCTACCCGCGGGAGTTCGGCAACGCGGGCCCGTTCATCGCGGGCGAGGACTTCCGGGGGAAGCTGTCGACCTATCCCGGCCCGACGCTCGTGCTCAACGGCGAGAACGATAAGCTCATGCGCCGCGGCGAGCGCAAACACGCAGCGGCGGCCCAGGACGGTCGCGTCGAAGTGCTCGCCGGCGTCGGCCACATCTGTAACCTCCACCGGCCGGAGACGTACACGTCGCGGGTTCGGAACTTCGTGCGACAGCGCGTCGCCCCGCGGCGCTGA
- a CDS encoding response regulator — MDGPNSFGKILLVEDNPGDVRLTKELLKEAGFDPTVHVVSDGPDALDFLHQRGEYADAPRPDAILLDLHLPRMNGEEILEEMDDDSRDVPIIVLSGTQQEQVFEDDDIAAVVDARVEKPLDPDEFDAIVQSLSEQPAE, encoded by the coding sequence ATGGATGGGCCAAATTCCTTTGGGAAAATACTTTTAGTGGAGGACAATCCCGGGGACGTTCGACTGACGAAGGAGTTGTTGAAGGAGGCCGGGTTCGATCCGACCGTTCACGTCGTCTCCGACGGGCCCGATGCGCTGGACTTCCTCCACCAGCGCGGCGAGTACGCCGACGCTCCGCGACCGGACGCGATCCTCCTCGATCTGCATCTCCCGCGGATGAACGGAGAGGAGATCCTCGAGGAGATGGACGACGACAGCAGGGACGTTCCCATCATCGTCCTTTCGGGCACGCAGCAGGAACAGGTGTTCGAAGACGACGATATCGCGGCCGTCGTAGACGCTCGCGTGGAGAAGCCGCTCGATCCGGACGAGTTCGACGCGATCGTGCAGTCGCTGTCAGAACAGCCCGCCGAATGA
- a CDS encoding DMT family transporter, whose product MIDRRTLAFFVLSSVFFGGTFVAAKAGLEYFPPLLFVAIRFDVAALVMLGYVALTVSGDDLRPETRGDVVGILATGGLVIGLANALLFVGQQYATSAVGAIVFSLNPILTPVFAAVLLSDERLSRRGAVGMGLGLLGVALVVSPDPAALLGGDAFGRAILFAGAICAALGAVLIRRAGSTATLSSTVRIAWGLPIAAALCHGFAYSTGESMASISWTTDALLALGYVSIVAGVLAYIAYFGLLEATEATTANLIFYVVPVVSTLGGWAILDEAVATSAVVGFLTIFAGFAVIGSDSVDIDLRSRLPGLTINGPVHEEGSSVTEEPCGYRSD is encoded by the coding sequence GTGATCGACCGTCGAACGCTCGCGTTCTTCGTCCTCTCGAGCGTCTTCTTCGGGGGAACGTTCGTCGCGGCGAAGGCCGGCCTCGAGTACTTCCCGCCGCTGCTGTTCGTCGCGATCCGGTTCGACGTGGCCGCGCTGGTCATGCTGGGATACGTCGCGCTCACCGTCTCGGGCGACGACCTCAGACCCGAAACGCGGGGCGACGTCGTCGGAATCCTCGCGACCGGCGGCCTCGTGATCGGACTGGCCAACGCCCTCCTATTCGTCGGCCAGCAGTACGCGACCAGCGCCGTCGGCGCGATCGTCTTCAGCCTCAACCCGATCCTGACGCCGGTGTTCGCGGCCGTCCTCCTCTCCGACGAACGGCTCTCGCGTCGCGGTGCGGTCGGGATGGGGCTCGGCCTGCTCGGCGTCGCGCTCGTGGTCAGCCCCGATCCCGCGGCCCTGCTGGGCGGCGACGCGTTCGGTCGGGCGATCCTCTTCGCCGGCGCGATCTGTGCCGCACTGGGCGCGGTCCTCATTCGCCGGGCCGGCTCGACGGCCACGCTCTCGAGTACGGTCCGGATCGCGTGGGGGCTCCCGATCGCGGCGGCCCTCTGTCACGGCTTCGCCTACTCGACCGGCGAGTCGATGGCGTCGATCTCGTGGACGACCGACGCGCTCCTCGCGCTGGGCTACGTCAGCATCGTCGCCGGCGTCCTCGCGTACATCGCCTACTTCGGACTGCTCGAGGCGACCGAGGCGACGACGGCGAACCTGATCTTCTACGTCGTACCCGTCGTCTCGACGCTGGGCGGCTGGGCGATCTTAGACGAGGCCGTCGCGACGTCGGCGGTCGTCGGCTTCCTGACGATCTTCGCCGGCTTCGCCGTCATCGGCAGCGACTCCGTCGATATCGACCTCCGCTCGCGGCTGCCCGGCCTGACGATCAATGGGCCGGTCCACGAGGAAGGCTCGTCCGTCACCGAGGAACCGTGCGGCTACCGCTCGGACTGA
- a CDS encoding YihY/virulence factor BrkB family protein: protein MTDHGFDFELAGDALRLARSEQLTLLAAGVAFYGFISLVPLMLLALGLAASIGGEALAERLTAAATDVLTESARELLAETVLDDTGRQSATVAGALGLLWGSSRVLRGLDRAFSQVYGTAGSKSLLDTAWDAMVVFLVITAGLALVAALELLIRYVPFLGATIIGPIFVLLGLTVTFLPLYVVFPDADVDLREALPGTLVAAVGWYALSRTFSLYATVAGDYVVYGALGAVFLVLAWLYLGSIILVFGAVLNAVLADREVDRQLQSPGHRQFSTEAMTDDATGADEGATDDRAGTATESTEAGSSRRRSARTRDRSEDPEALREEIERLRDRVDSFEDNVERRTVRKESLESELKRYVRRKQRRGHATDWGPYLVLLYGTAMSVGAFYFLEGGWAILAMLVVWTSTLGVYVLMVLFGFGISILGIPGRVRDMVGERRS, encoded by the coding sequence GTGACCGACCACGGCTTCGACTTCGAACTCGCGGGTGACGCTCTCCGCCTCGCTCGCAGCGAGCAGTTGACGCTGCTCGCGGCCGGCGTCGCCTTCTACGGATTCATCTCGCTCGTGCCGCTGATGTTGCTCGCCTTGGGGCTCGCGGCTTCGATCGGCGGCGAGGCGCTGGCCGAACGGCTGACGGCCGCGGCCACCGACGTCCTCACGGAGTCGGCCCGGGAACTGCTCGCCGAGACGGTGCTGGACGACACCGGCCGGCAGAGCGCGACCGTCGCCGGCGCGCTCGGCCTGCTGTGGGGCTCGAGTCGCGTGCTCCGCGGCCTCGATCGGGCCTTCTCACAGGTGTACGGCACCGCCGGCTCGAAGTCGCTGCTCGACACCGCCTGGGACGCGATGGTCGTCTTCCTCGTGATCACGGCCGGGCTCGCGCTCGTCGCCGCCCTCGAACTGCTGATCCGGTACGTGCCCTTCCTGGGGGCGACGATCATCGGCCCGATCTTCGTCTTGCTCGGACTGACCGTGACCTTCCTGCCGCTGTACGTCGTCTTCCCCGACGCCGACGTCGACCTCCGGGAGGCGCTTCCGGGGACGCTCGTCGCCGCCGTCGGCTGGTACGCCCTGAGCCGGACGTTCTCCCTCTACGCCACGGTCGCCGGCGATTACGTCGTCTACGGCGCGCTCGGGGCCGTCTTTCTCGTGCTCGCCTGGCTGTACCTCGGGTCGATTATCCTCGTCTTCGGCGCCGTCCTCAACGCGGTCCTCGCCGACCGTGAAGTGGATCGGCAGCTACAAAGTCCCGGACATCGACAGTTTTCGACAGAAGCGATGACCGACGACGCCACGGGTGCCGACGAGGGGGCGACGGACGATCGCGCAGGGACGGCTACGGAATCGACGGAGGCGGGATCGAGCCGCCGTCGAAGCGCCCGCACGCGGGATCGATCGGAGGATCCCGAAGCGCTTCGCGAGGAGATCGAACGCCTGCGCGATCGAGTCGACTCGTTCGAGGACAACGTCGAACGCCGCACCGTCAGAAAGGAGTCCCTCGAGAGCGAGCTCAAGCGCTACGTCCGCCGAAAGCAGCGACGAGGCCACGCCACCGACTGGGGGCCGTATCTCGTCTTACTCTACGGGACGGCGATGTCCGTCGGGGCGTTTTACTTCCTCGAGGGTGGTTGGGCGATCCTCGCGATGCTCGTCGTCTGGACCTCGACGCTCGGGGTCTACGTGCTGATGGTGCTGTTCGGCTTCGGGATCTCCATCCTCGGCATCCCCGGCCGCGTCCGCGATATGGTCGGCGAACGTCGCTCCTGA